The window TCGCCATCTCCTGCGTGCCCGCCTACGCTATCCTGCTTTCCGCGCACCATGAGCCCGAGGTCACGGCGGCTGATGTCGCATACTTCTCCGCCGAGGTGGCACTCATCGTCAGCGAATGGTTCAGCGATGGGCAGCAGTGGAGTGCGTCTCCGTCACATCGGCAAGTCTTGTTGACGGTTTGCTAACGCCATGCAGGATACCAAACTGCAAAGCACAAGTATTACCAGGACGCAAAGTTGCCCCTTGGATGGACCCaggccgacctcgaccggGGATTCAACACGTCAGGCCTGTGGGCCTACAGCAGACACCCAAACTTCTTCGCGGAGCAGACCATCTGGCTGGTGCTGTACCTATGGGGCTGCCACGGTACCAACTCGCTGTGCAATTACACGCTCGCCGGATCAGCAAGCTTGATTCTCCTCTTCCAAGGCTCGACGTGGTTGACGGAAAGCATCACGACGAGCAAGTATGCCGAGTATGCCGAGTACCAGAAGCAAGTGGGCAGGTTCATTCCAACGTCTCTGCGGAGATACCAGCCTCCTCCATACAGTGCCAACCAGATCCGAGCGCGGGATTCGGCCAAGCGCCAGCAGGACAAAGAAAGCCGGAAGCAGGAATGACAGTCACATGTCCGTGGGTTGAAGGTTGAAGCGGCCGGTCTGCGGTCTATCCCAGCTTGGGTGCACAAGTTCAGAGGACGATGGATGACCTTTCATTTCCGGCCGTCGCGTCGTTCGGCTCATCATGAGATCTATGGCGCATCGTCTGCTGTCTGCTGTTTGTCATGCGGCATCGTAAAGGTCGCTTAGTTTGTCGACATAGTACAAAGGTACGGCGATGGCGTCTTCCTTTTGCCAATCCTCCCGCTTGTCCACTCCGGTCTCGACATGAAGCGTACCCCCCAGCATGCCGTCAACGCCAAACTTGATGTCGGTGTTGAGCCTGTCCCCGACCATGCAGGTTTTCGACCTGTCCAGCTGGAATCTGCCCTCGATGGCATCCATCATCGCCTGGCTTGGCTTCCCTAGCTCGAGCGGCTTCTGGCCTGAGGCGTTCGCGACCGGGATCATGACGGAGCCAGCGCCGAGGAAGATGTTGTGATGCATCGGCAGCGTGGAATCGATGTTTGTCGCGAGAAAGATGGCACCGCGGCGCAGGTAGTGCAGCCCGTGCGCGAGCTTGAGATAGTTGATGTGAAAGTCGAGGCCGCacaggacggcgccgacctcCGGGTCCATCAGGGACCCATCCGCGATGCCCTGAAAGTCGGCCGGCGTGATGTCCCTGCGCAGGTTTGGGTCGGTGCCACCGATGTAGGGCACGCCTTCGGACGCGAGCTCCTGCTCGATgccagcctcgccgatgacgaagacCTTGTTCTTTCCACGAGGCAGCTTGAGGATGCGAGCGATgtagacggccgaggagtaGGCGGAGCCGAAAATGTCATCTACGTCGCACGGGATGCCGGCCCCGTGCAGCTTCTTGACGTAATCGGCCCGCGACTTGGTCGAGTTGTTGGTCACGAAGACGGTGCGTTTGCCCCTCGAGCGAAGCAGCTTGATGGTCTCGGGAACGCCGTCGAATACGTGGTCGCCTGACCATAAGACGCCTTTGAGCGAGTGAGTCTTGCCATCGCATTCGGGAAAGGCGGGCTGGGTGAGGACTAACCGTCGCAGTCGAACAGAAAAGTCTAGAAGCGAGTTTGAGTGCATGAGCGTGGGGCTTCGAGACAGGTCGCCCAGGTTGGGTTGGTTGGTGTCGGGTGAATGAACTCACGTCGAACTTGTCAATGAATTCATTTGTGGCAGCCTTGTCGCCGGTAAGATGCCTTGGGATAGAGGCCATTTCGCTACGAAATCCTATCGCAAATCTGCCGGCATGGGAAGTGGAGGGAACATGGCGATAGGATCGTCGTCCATGGACAACGAAAAAGATGGAATTGATCTGATTAGTCATGAGTCAGACCAACTGTTGCATCCCACCCGGCATGACGTACATGCATGATTGAGTGAGACGAGGCAACAGTTCCAACAGGAGCGGAGGGCAAGATCCTGGCACTAATCGGTACTCCTCTTCACTATTCGAGTTAGCAGGCCAGAGGAATCACCGAAACACATCGCAAACAGTTTGGTAATGTGATTGTGAAGTGAAATTGATGTTTGGTCCAGGAAGGTTGTTGGAGTCGCAGAGCTGGAACTGTCAAAGCAATGAATAACAGCAGCATCCATTGACCAATATTCGCCGTGCACCAGTTTGCTACCTAGTATTCCATGCTCTGCGAGCACGTGCTGGTAAAACGTACCTGTGTAGCTGCTGCACAGTGCCTCTGGTACCAAGAACACAGTGGGTAGTTGGGCTTTCTGTCAGGACGGCGTAGAGTTACAGACAGGTATTATTAATGAATTGCCACCGCGAGGGCGTTGCGCCTCGTATAGGTGACAATCTGGTGCGGCACTCTCTGGTTCCCGCCATCGTCCGAGGGACATTCAACTACTATGGCAGTATTCGACGTGCTTTTTCGAGTCCATTACCTGCCTAGTACCGATTCTACCGTAGGAATGCGAGTGCCTGAGAAAGGAGGTAAATACGTAGGCCGTATTATAGGAATCATGATAACGCCCTTCAAGTTGAGCTGGACGCTCCAGGCACCTGTTGCGGCGACGTCCGTCCGTCAATCCCAGCGAGGAGTTTGCATCCGTGCGGGAACAGGCGGACGGAGATGCAAGAATATGAATTTCTAACAGACATGAAACCATGCAATCGGGGCCTCTTGTATCTGTTTGCTTTGCCACGGAACGCCTCCGTGCATGGTAGCCATTGTCCATCCCACGTacgatggcgaggccgtcgtgagTTGTGGCCTCACATGAGGTGCATTCGCAGGAAAGTACGAAATGAAACGAGACCTCTTACACAGGATCACTCTTACCTGGTATCACCTAA of the Drechmeria coniospora strain ARSEF 6962 chromosome 01, whole genome shotgun sequence genome contains:
- a CDS encoding DUF1295 domain-containing protein codes for the protein MSVPILHSVGDSIDYSLSVEPFIPQLYELPSQLLQLRSLDDVWQLYARTNPLISGFAISLFLAGVFLVASEANRNYSQVDRFWSILPNLYVIHLAIWARQAGLPTSRIDLVAAFTTLWSIRLTFNYWRRGGYQIGSEDYRWEIVKSKIPAVLFFVLNVTFISFMQSILLFAISCVPAYAILLSAHHEPEVTAADVAYFSAEVALIVSEWFSDGQQWRYQTAKHKYYQDAKLPLGWTQADLDRGFNTSGLWAYSRHPNFFAEQTIWLVLYLWGCHGTNSLCNYTLAGSASLILLFQGSTWLTESITTSKYAEYAEYQKQVGRFIPTSLRRYQPPPYSANQIRARDSAKRQQDKESRKQE
- a CDS encoding 4-nitrophenylphosphatase; the protein is MASIPRHLTGDKAATNEFIDKFDPAFPECDGKTHSLKGVLWSGDHVFDGVPETIKLLRSRGKRTVFVTNNSTKSRADYVKKLHGAGIPCDVDDIFGSAYSSAVYIARILKLPRGKNKVFVIGEAGIEQELASEGVPYIGGTDPNLRRDITPADFQGIADGSLMDPEVGAVLCGLDFHINYLKLAHGLHYLRRGAIFLATNIDSTLPMHHNIFLGAGSVMIPVANASGQKPLELGKPSQAMMDAIEGRFQLDRSKTCMVGDRLNTDIKFGVDGMLGGTLHVETGVDKREDWQKEDAIAVPLYYVDKLSDLYDAA